Proteins from one Anaerosoma tenue genomic window:
- a CDS encoding nicotinate phosphoribosyltransferase produces the protein MHGARTGPPAMLTDLYQLTMAHAYREAGVADTEACFHLYFRGNPFDGGYTVACGLAQAIEYLQTMRFAAEDTAYLSTLTGNDGRPLFSSGFLEWLGSMRFDADVHAVPEGTVVFPGEPLLRITGPVTTCQLVETTLLNIINFQTLIATKAARVCRAAEGDPVLEFGLRRAQGPDGGLSAGRAAYIGGCAGTSNVLTGQRYGVPVGGTHAHSLVMLFDSEIEAFMAYAEAMPNNAVLLVDTYDTLEGVRNAVRAGERLRELGHDLAGIRIDSGDLAWLSIRAREILDASGFAATRIYASNELDEHTIESLKEQGAAIDVWGVGTKLVTAYDQPALGGVYKLSAVREPGGEWEPRVKVSEQAAKVTTPGLLGVRRFTDADGRFIGDMVYDELAPPDAECLMVDPADATRRTSYCGSDSYDDLLVPVFEEGDLVYDAPEIESSRARASEQIGRLDPSHVRLLNPHVYKVGMEIGLYERKTALILKARGSAAGR, from the coding sequence ATGCACGGAGCCCGCACCGGTCCGCCGGCGATGCTCACGGACCTTTACCAGCTCACGATGGCGCACGCATACCGCGAAGCGGGCGTGGCCGACACGGAGGCGTGCTTCCACCTCTACTTCCGGGGCAACCCCTTCGACGGCGGCTATACGGTCGCGTGTGGTCTCGCCCAGGCGATCGAGTATCTGCAGACCATGCGGTTCGCCGCCGAGGACACCGCGTACCTCTCGACGCTCACGGGCAACGACGGCAGGCCGCTGTTCTCGTCCGGCTTCCTGGAATGGCTCGGCTCGATGCGGTTCGACGCCGACGTGCATGCTGTGCCTGAAGGCACGGTGGTGTTCCCCGGCGAGCCGTTGCTGCGCATCACGGGCCCGGTGACCACGTGTCAGCTCGTTGAGACGACCCTGCTGAACATCATCAATTTCCAGACGCTCATCGCCACCAAGGCCGCGCGTGTGTGCAGGGCGGCCGAGGGAGACCCGGTGCTCGAGTTCGGGCTCCGGCGCGCGCAGGGGCCCGACGGAGGCCTGTCGGCCGGACGGGCGGCGTACATCGGCGGTTGCGCCGGAACGTCGAACGTCCTTACCGGGCAGCGGTACGGGGTCCCGGTGGGCGGCACGCATGCGCACAGTCTCGTGATGCTGTTCGACTCGGAGATCGAGGCGTTCATGGCCTATGCCGAGGCGATGCCGAACAACGCCGTCCTGCTCGTCGACACGTACGACACGCTCGAAGGGGTCCGGAACGCCGTGCGCGCGGGGGAGCGGCTCCGCGAGCTCGGCCACGATCTCGCGGGCATCCGGATCGACTCGGGCGACCTTGCGTGGCTCTCGATACGGGCGCGGGAGATCCTCGACGCCAGCGGCTTCGCGGCCACCCGCATCTACGCCTCTAACGAGCTCGACGAGCACACCATCGAGAGCCTCAAGGAGCAGGGCGCGGCGATCGACGTGTGGGGTGTGGGGACCAAGCTGGTGACCGCATACGACCAGCCCGCACTCGGCGGGGTGTACAAGCTCTCGGCGGTCCGCGAGCCGGGCGGGGAGTGGGAGCCGCGTGTCAAGGTGTCCGAGCAGGCTGCCAAGGTGACGACGCCGGGATTGCTGGGCGTGCGGCGCTTCACCGACGCGGACGGCCGGTTCATCGGCGACATGGTGTACGACGAGCTGGCGCCGCCCGACGCGGAGTGTCTGATGGTGGATCCCGCCGATGCGACGAGACGGACCTCGTACTGTGGCTCCGACTCCTACGACGATCTGCTGGTGCCGGTCTTCGAGGAGGGGGATCTCGTCTACGACGCGCCGGAGATCGAGTCGTCGCGCGCGCGGGCGAGCGAGCAGATCGGGCGGCTCGACCCGAGCCACGTGCGTCTGCTCAATCCGCATGTCTACAAGGTGGGGATGGAGATAGGCCTGTATGAGCGCAAGACGGCGCTCATCCTCAAGGCCCGTGGTTCGGCAGCCGGACGCTAG
- a CDS encoding anti-sigma factor family protein, whose amino-acid sequence MNCHEAMDALEMYIAGDLDESESLDVAAHLATCDGCAAEYERLRTLIGGMRGIAESFVPVERFVAPAPATVARRAGWGWRVATAAAALLAAVSVSALTVSALARQLPVPLASEIERLEGENAALQEEVDDLTVRLETVGGEEVPIVDTTPGDLPAEVNTAVQTLAMEFVRAQYAGDLEALAAMGTDRLKADIEAHPEDYLRAQGAEIVFAQMTEAAQTDDGTYLVFVRLSDSEEWTDSQYQEDFEIVKEGDRYLVDFMGMDA is encoded by the coding sequence ATGAACTGCCACGAGGCCATGGACGCCCTTGAGATGTACATCGCGGGAGACCTTGACGAGAGCGAGTCCCTCGACGTCGCCGCCCACCTCGCCACGTGCGACGGATGCGCTGCCGAGTACGAACGCCTGCGCACGCTGATCGGCGGCATGCGGGGTATCGCCGAGTCGTTCGTGCCGGTGGAGCGGTTCGTCGCGCCGGCGCCCGCCACCGTCGCGCGTCGCGCCGGCTGGGGATGGCGTGTCGCCACCGCGGCTGCGGCGCTTCTGGCGGCGGTGTCGGTGAGCGCGCTCACGGTGTCGGCGCTCGCCCGGCAGCTGCCGGTGCCGCTCGCCTCGGAGATCGAGCGCCTGGAGGGTGAGAACGCCGCACTCCAGGAAGAAGTCGATGACCTGACCGTGAGGCTCGAGACCGTCGGCGGGGAAGAGGTGCCGATCGTCGATACGACCCCCGGCGACCTTCCTGCCGAGGTGAACACCGCCGTCCAGACGCTCGCTATGGAGTTCGTGCGGGCTCAGTACGCGGGAGACCTCGAAGCGCTCGCCGCGATGGGGACCGACCGGCTCAAGGCCGACATCGAGGCGCACCCCGAGGACTACCTGCGGGCGCAGGGCGCCGAGATAGTGTTCGCGCAGATGACGGAGGCCGCGCAGACCGACGATGGGACGTATCTCGTCTTCGTGCGGCTGTCGGATTCCGAGGAGTGGACCGACAGCCAGTACCAGGAGGATTTCGAGATCGTGAAGGAGGGCGACCGTTATCTCGTCGATTTCATGGGCATGGACGCCTGA
- a CDS encoding urease accessory protein UreH domain-containing protein, which translates to MELFIPSLMLGLVTSLHCVSMCGPMVVTYALKGAEDGTVVQRLVPNLAYQAAKIASYVLVGLLLGAAGSALDLDAVRPYVMLIAGAYMIVLALSMTGRARWAARLTPRPPAFLLRAFTAVRRKAVDDAEHGRSTMATPVTFGLLTGLMPCAPLMAAQLNAAASGSAVSGAVAMFAFGLGTAPLMLGFGTASGLLPRQWKERMMTALAVVVIVFGVTYLNRGAMLLGSPVTLQSARNAVFGQSEGVDAAGYAIAPDGVTEVSLVIEGTRFVPETLSIPAGTPVRLIVDRRESSPCSDQLAVPALGVLADLADNATTVVELPATADGRYTLTCGMGMMSGSLVVGGSGSATAPTASTATPAETPSIPACACCGNSGTDETIEGAASVEGDVQRMSVDVTNGYDPNVIRLTAGVPAEITFSQASGCMAEVMSEDLGFYEDLTGGPKTIRIEADALQPGEYSFSCGMRMVFGTIIVE; encoded by the coding sequence ATGGAACTGTTCATCCCGTCTTTGATGCTGGGGCTTGTCACCAGCCTCCACTGCGTGTCCATGTGCGGACCGATGGTGGTGACCTACGCCCTCAAGGGCGCCGAGGACGGCACCGTCGTCCAGCGCCTGGTTCCCAACCTCGCCTACCAGGCGGCCAAGATCGCGAGCTACGTGCTCGTGGGCCTGCTGCTGGGCGCGGCCGGCTCGGCACTGGATCTCGATGCCGTGCGGCCGTACGTCATGCTCATCGCTGGCGCATACATGATCGTGCTCGCGCTTTCCATGACCGGCCGGGCACGCTGGGCCGCCCGCCTCACGCCGAGACCGCCCGCGTTCCTGCTGCGCGCGTTCACGGCCGTGCGCCGCAAGGCTGTGGATGACGCGGAGCACGGGCGCTCAACCATGGCCACGCCCGTCACCTTCGGACTGCTCACGGGCCTCATGCCGTGCGCTCCCCTCATGGCCGCGCAGCTCAACGCAGCGGCGAGCGGCAGCGCGGTGAGCGGTGCGGTCGCCATGTTCGCGTTCGGACTCGGCACGGCTCCGCTCATGCTCGGCTTCGGTACGGCATCGGGTCTCCTTCCCCGCCAGTGGAAGGAACGCATGATGACGGCGCTCGCGGTCGTTGTGATCGTCTTCGGGGTGACCTACCTGAACCGCGGCGCCATGCTGCTCGGCTCGCCCGTCACGCTGCAGTCCGCACGCAACGCCGTCTTCGGTCAGAGCGAGGGCGTGGACGCCGCCGGGTACGCGATCGCGCCCGACGGCGTGACCGAGGTATCGCTGGTGATCGAAGGCACGCGCTTCGTTCCGGAAACGCTCTCGATCCCGGCCGGCACTCCCGTGCGACTGATCGTGGACCGGCGCGAGTCGAGTCCTTGCTCGGACCAGCTCGCCGTGCCCGCGCTCGGCGTGCTGGCCGACCTTGCCGACAACGCGACCACGGTGGTGGAACTCCCGGCGACCGCGGACGGCCGGTACACCCTCACGTGCGGGATGGGCATGATGTCCGGCAGTCTGGTGGTCGGAGGCTCCGGCTCCGCGACCGCGCCGACGGCGAGCACGGCCACACCGGCTGAGACACCCTCCATTCCCGCGTGCGCATGCTGCGGTAACAGCGGTACCGACGAGACGATCGAGGGCGCCGCGAGCGTTGAGGGCGACGTCCAGCGCATGAGCGTGGACGTCACCAACGGGTATGACCCCAACGTGATCCGCCTGACAGCGGGTGTGCCTGCGGAGATCACCTTCTCGCAGGCAAGCGGTTGCATGGCCGAGGTGATGAGCGAGGACCTCGGCTTCTACGAGGACCTGACCGGCGGCCCCAAGACCATCCGCATCGAGGCCGACGCGCTGCAGCCCGGCGAGTACTCGTTCTCGTGCGGCATGCGGATGGTGTTCGGCACTATCATCGTCGAGTAA
- a CDS encoding RNA polymerase sigma factor produces the protein MEDHDLVARAQQGDGQAFTLLVRRHERTLYATAYAMTRSQWDAADAVQDALMTAHAKLRTLRDPDRFGAWLSRILVNRCNSMLRSRTRTVPVAEPPEPAAFRWDGPEDGMDLMNALQRLTPDHREVLALRYFRDLKLEDIARVLGCPAGTVKSRINRALGAMRAEMDHPTLQEVR, from the coding sequence GTGGAAGACCACGACCTGGTGGCCCGTGCTCAGCAGGGAGACGGGCAGGCGTTCACGCTGCTCGTGCGACGTCACGAGCGGACACTGTACGCGACCGCGTACGCGATGACGAGGTCGCAATGGGACGCGGCGGATGCCGTGCAGGACGCGCTGATGACTGCCCATGCCAAGCTGCGAACGCTGCGTGACCCGGACCGCTTCGGCGCCTGGCTGAGCCGGATACTCGTGAACCGCTGCAACTCGATGCTGCGGTCGCGTACGAGGACGGTGCCGGTGGCCGAGCCTCCCGAGCCCGCCGCCTTCCGCTGGGACGGGCCGGAAGACGGGATGGACCTCATGAATGCGCTCCAGCGGCTGACCCCGGATCACCGCGAGGTCCTCGCCCTCAGGTACTTCCGCGACCTCAAGCTGGAGGACATAGCGCGCGTCCTCGGCTGCCCCGCCGGTACGGTGAAGTCGCGCATCAACCGGGCCCTCGGCGCGATGCGTGCCGAGATGGACCATCCGACCCTTCAGGAGGTGCGCTGA
- the cysK gene encoding cysteine synthase A, with protein MAGIYDRVDRTIGGTPLIRLSRIAAGLPASVAVKLESRNPGGSIKDRIARAMIDDAEERGLIEPGRSVIIEPTSGNTGVALAMIGAARGYRVVLTMPESMSRERRALLAAYGAELVLTPAAEGMAGAVAEAEAIAGRTPGAHLTRQFENPAGPAAHYETTGPEIDEALGAQQLFAFVAGVGTGGTVTGAGRYLRERRPGCRIVAVEPEESPIITQTLAGRPLQPAPHGIQGIGANFVPSVLDASVLDSVETITTGDAISMARRLAAEEGLLVGISTGANVAVALRLARMAEADGMTVVTVAPSTGERYLSTPLWEGYGA; from the coding sequence ATGGCCGGGATCTACGACCGCGTGGATCGAACCATAGGCGGCACGCCGCTCATCCGGCTGAGCCGCATCGCGGCCGGACTCCCGGCCAGCGTGGCGGTCAAGCTCGAGTCGCGCAACCCGGGGGGTTCGATCAAGGACCGGATCGCCCGGGCCATGATCGACGACGCCGAGGAGCGCGGGCTCATCGAGCCCGGCCGCTCGGTCATCATCGAGCCCACTTCGGGGAACACGGGCGTGGCGCTGGCCATGATCGGAGCCGCGCGCGGGTATCGTGTCGTGCTCACGATGCCGGAGTCGATGTCCCGCGAGCGGCGGGCGCTGCTCGCCGCGTATGGCGCCGAGCTCGTCCTCACGCCGGCGGCCGAGGGTATGGCGGGCGCGGTGGCCGAGGCGGAGGCGATCGCCGGGCGCACACCCGGTGCCCACCTCACACGGCAGTTCGAGAACCCCGCCGGTCCCGCCGCCCACTACGAGACCACGGGGCCCGAGATCGACGAAGCGCTCGGCGCGCAACAGCTCTTCGCGTTCGTGGCCGGCGTGGGCACCGGAGGGACCGTGACCGGCGCGGGGCGCTACCTCCGGGAGCGGCGGCCGGGGTGCAGGATAGTGGCCGTGGAGCCCGAGGAGTCGCCGATCATCACTCAGACCCTCGCCGGACGGCCGCTCCAGCCGGCTCCTCACGGCATCCAGGGTATCGGCGCCAACTTCGTTCCCTCGGTGCTCGATGCCTCTGTGCTCGACTCTGTGGAGACGATCACCACCGGCGACGCCATCTCCATGGCCCGCAGACTCGCGGCCGAGGAAGGTCTCTTGGTGGGCATCTCCACCGGAGCGAACGTCGCTGTCGCGCTGAGGCTCGCACGCATGGCGGAGGCTGATGGCATGACGGTCGTGACGGTTGCGCCATCCACCGGAGAGCGATACCTCTCCACTCCTCTGTGGGAGGGGTACGGAGCGTAA
- a CDS encoding flavodoxin family protein, with protein sequence MKVVAIAGSPRKNGNTARMLRRVLASLEAEGVETELIELAGKKAQGCTACLKCRERKDRRCHGRNDAINECIAKVDEADGVIVGSPVYFADISAETKALIDRLGYVAGANPGMLERKVAAAVVAERRAGAVHAFDSIMHMFLIRQMIIAGSTYWNLGIGGLPGDVEEDEEGMRTMDTLGRNMAWLLEHTAAHR encoded by the coding sequence ATGAAGGTGGTAGCGATAGCGGGTAGCCCGCGCAAGAACGGCAACACGGCCCGGATGCTCCGACGCGTGTTGGCTTCCCTCGAGGCCGAGGGCGTGGAGACCGAGCTGATCGAACTGGCAGGGAAGAAGGCGCAGGGGTGCACCGCATGCCTCAAGTGCCGAGAGCGCAAGGATCGGCGGTGTCATGGCCGCAACGACGCCATCAACGAGTGCATCGCCAAGGTTGACGAGGCGGACGGCGTGATCGTGGGCTCGCCAGTGTACTTCGCGGACATATCTGCCGAGACGAAAGCGCTCATAGACCGATTGGGCTATGTGGCGGGCGCCAATCCGGGCATGCTGGAACGGAAGGTCGCCGCCGCGGTGGTCGCGGAGCGACGCGCCGGCGCCGTCCACGCGTTCGACTCGATCATGCACATGTTCCTCATCCGCCAGATGATCATCGCCGGATCCACGTACTGGAACCTTGGCATCGGTGGACTGCCGGGCGACGTGGAGGAAGACGAAGAGGGCATGAGGACGATGGACACGCTCGGCAGGAACATGGCGTGGCTGTTGGAGCACACGGCGGCACACCGCTAA
- the pncA gene encoding bifunctional nicotinamidase/pyrazinamidase yields MRALLLVDLQNDFMPFGALPVADGDAVIPVANALMERFSLVVATQDWHPSSHGSFASNHPGASPGDVVDLFGVEQVLWPDHCVQGMPGASFHSALDVGGVDHVIRKGADPAVDSYSAFFDNDHRTDTGLAAFLEERVAEDLVVMGLATDYCVKATVLDACGLGFAVTVIIDGCRGVEMQDGDSERAFAQMRSAGARTIALADLI; encoded by the coding sequence GTGCGCGCACTGTTGCTCGTGGACCTGCAGAACGATTTCATGCCGTTCGGCGCGTTGCCGGTGGCCGATGGTGATGCGGTCATACCTGTGGCCAACGCGCTGATGGAGCGGTTCTCTCTCGTGGTGGCCACGCAGGACTGGCACCCGTCGAGCCACGGGAGTTTCGCCTCGAACCATCCCGGTGCATCGCCCGGGGACGTGGTGGACCTCTTCGGCGTCGAGCAGGTCCTTTGGCCCGACCATTGCGTCCAGGGCATGCCGGGAGCCTCGTTCCACTCGGCGCTCGACGTAGGCGGTGTGGACCACGTGATCCGCAAGGGCGCCGACCCGGCGGTGGACAGCTACAGCGCCTTCTTCGACAACGACCACCGAACGGACACGGGATTGGCGGCATTCCTCGAGGAGCGGGTAGCCGAGGACCTCGTGGTCATGGGTCTGGCCACCGATTACTGCGTGAAGGCGACGGTCCTCGACGCGTGCGGTCTCGGCTTCGCGGTGACGGTCATCATCGATGGCTGCCGGGGAGTGGAGATGCAGGATGGTGACAGCGAGCGGGCGTTCGCGCAGATGCGAAGCGCGGGAGCCCGTACGATCGCCCTGGCGGATCTGATCTGA